Proteins found in one Choloepus didactylus isolate mChoDid1 chromosome 3, mChoDid1.pri, whole genome shotgun sequence genomic segment:
- the LOC119530597 gene encoding disintegrin and metalloproteinase domain-containing protein 29-like: protein MTVSEALLHLRIALLLHWLGVFLSFSGHTQAEHSQYHSPPEVVIPLRVTGRGRGTKAPGWLSYSLHFGGKRHIVHMKVKKLLLARHLPVFTYTDQGALLEDQPFVQNDCYYHGYVEGDPESLVALSTCFGGFRGMLQINDIIYEIQPMMFSATFEHLVYKMDSEETHFLNMKFGFMQEETGHKLEFQEISNSTLKQSSYEGWWIHEWFLELAVVVDHTLYLHFKQNVSKVQEDVYNVVNVVDSIYDVLGVNVILFGIEIWTKSNFIVVDDRKTVLEEFIKWKEKNFSHRVHHDAIQLYINKALRQLPGVSFFGGICHPLLNCAVVTLVAQTLNTFGSSAAHHLGHILGMSHDEHPCTCGKKACVMNGQNLPSTKFSNCSYGDFWYVAHSRGKCLHYTPQTGEIFILKRCGNGIVEGEEECDCGPLKNCDKDPCCLPNCRLSSGSLCAFGLCCKNCQFLPSGEVCREQVNECDLPEWCNGTSHKCPDDVYVQNGNPCSDTAHCYEKRCNSHNKQCKEIFGKEAKSANKNCYQKINTQGDRFGNCGTNGSHYIKCNTSDILCGRVQCENVKLIPFLQEHSTVLQTNFNSFTCWGTDYHFGMTTPDIGDVRDGTECGPDVICIHRKCVSMSLLKSDCSPETCNNRGVCNSKHQCHCNDKWAPPYCLEKGNGGSIDSGPAPIKKKDKKSYFAILWLIPLTVLALCYFFLLFVFWKRIQHKRKPQQNLKQPEKT from the coding sequence ATGACTGTGAGTGAAGCCCTGTTGCACTTGAGGATCGCTCTCCTGCTGCACTGGCTGGGGGTGTTCCTGTCCTTTTCTGGACACACTCAGGCTGAACACTCCCAGTATCACAGCCCCCCAGAAGTGGTGATTCCCTTGAGGGTCACTGGCAGAGGCAGAGGCACAAAGGCTCCGGGCTGGCTCTCCTACAGCCTGCACTTTGGGGGCAAGAGACACATTGTCCACATGAAGGTCAAGAAACTTTTGCTGGCCAGACACCTCCCAGTGTTCACCTACACAGACCAGGGTGCCCTTCTCGAGGACCAGCCCTTTGTCCAGAACGACTGCTACTATCATGGTTATGTGGAGGGGGACCCCGAATCCCTGGTTGCCCTTAGTACCTGTTTTGGGGGCTTTCGAGGAATGCTGCAGATAAATGACATTATTTATGAAATTCAGCCCATGATGTTTTCTGCCACATTTGAGCATCTGGTGTATAAGATGGACAGTGAGGAGACACATTTCCTAAATATGAAATTTGGCTTTATGCAAGAGGAAACAGGACACAAATTAGAATTCCAAGAGATCAGTAATTCCACTCTGAAGCAAAGCTCCTATGAGGGCTGGTGGATCCATGAGTGGTTTCTTGAATTGGCAGTAGTGGTGGATCATACTCTATACCTTCATTTTAAACAGAACGTCTCTAAGGTGCAGGAGGATGTATATAATGTTGTCAATGTAGTGGATTCCATTTATGATGTGTTGGGTGTTAATGTAATATTGTTTGGTATTGAGATCTGGACAAAATCTAACTTCATTGTAGTAGATGACAGAAAGACCGTTCTAGAGGAATTTatcaaatggaaagaaaaaaacttttctcACCGGGTACATCATGATGCTATACAACTTTACATAAATAAGGCTTTAAGACAATTACCTGGTGTATCCTTCTTTGGAGGAATTTGTCACCCATTGCTTAACTGTGCAGTGGTTACTTTAGTAGCGCAAACTTTGAACACTTTTGGAAGTAGTGCAGCCCATCACCTTGGTCATATTTTAGGTATGAGTCATGATGAACATCCATGTACATGTGGGAAAAAAGCTTGTGTAATGAATGGCCAAAACCTGCCATCAACTAAATTTAGCAACTGCAGCTATGGTGACTTTTGGTATGTTGCTCACAGTCGAGGAAAATGTTTGCACTACACTCCACAGACAGGGGAAATCTTCATTCTGAAACGTTGTGGGAATGGTATTGTTGAAGGAGAAGAAGAATGTGACTGTGGACCCTTAAAAAATTGTGATAAAGATCCCTGTTGTCTGCCAAACTGCAGGCTGAGTTCTGGGTCACTTTGTGCTTTTGGACTTTGTTGCAAAAACTGCCAGTTCTTGCCATCAGGGGAAGTTTGTAGAGAACAGGTCAATGAATGTGATCTTCCAGAATGGTGCAATGGAACATCCCATAAGTGTCCAGATGATGTATATGTGCAGAATGGAAATCCCTGTAGTGACACTGCCCATTGCTATGAAAAGAGATGTAATAGCCACAATAAACAGTGTAAGGAGATTTTTGGCAAAGAGGCCAAGAGTGCAAATAAAAATTGCTACCAAAAAATCAACACCCAAGGTGACCGTTTTGGTAACTGTGGAACAAATGGCAGCCACTATATAAAATGCAATACTTCTGATATCCTGTGTGGGAGAGTTCAGTGTGAGAATGTGAAACTAATTCCCTTTTTGCAAGAGCATTCTACTGTGCTTCAGACTAACTTCAATAGTTTCACCTGCTGGGGTACTGATTATCATTTTGGAATGACCACACCTGATATCGGTGATGTGAGAGATGGCACAGAATGTGGCCCAGATGTTATCTGCATCCACAGGAAGTGTGTCAGTATGTCTTTATTGAAAAGTGATTGCTCACCTGAAACCTGCAACAATAGGGGTGTCTGCAACAGTAAACATCAATGTCATTGCAATGATAAGTGGGCCCCACCCTACTGCCTGGAAAAAGGAAATGGAGGTAGCATTGACAGTGGGCCAGCTcccataaaaaagaaagataaaaagagttACTTTGCAATACTGTGGCTTATTCCTTTGACTGTTTTAGCTTTAtgctatttctttttgctttttgtattttgGAAAAGAATACAGCATAAGAGAAAACCACAACAAAATCTGAAGCAACCTGAGAAAACTTGA